Proteins encoded together in one Plasmodium cynomolgi strain B DNA, chromosome 9, whole genome shotgun sequence window:
- a CDS encoding splicing component (putative), whose product MANRTDVSAIKIFGSNPQYLISNIIRSKIYESPYWKEKCFALTLLKLLQIQPDKDIIYEYIKNEEFIYLRALGIFYLRLIGKSLEIYRYLEPILFDYRKLRIRLQNGTFEKIYMDEFVDNCL is encoded by the exons ATGGCCAACCGAACGGACGTGAGCGCCATCAAAATCTTTGGCTCTAATCCGCAGTACTTAATATCGAATATTATACGGAGCAAAATATATGAGAGCCCCTACTGGAAGGAGAAGTGCTTTGCCCTGACAT TGCTGAAATTGCTACAAATACAACCAGACAAAGATATAATATAcgagtatataaaaaatgaagaatttatttatttaagaGCTCTGGGCATTTTCTACCTTAGACTGATTGGAAAGAGCCTAGAAATATATCGCTACTTAGAAcccattttatttgattacAGAAAATTGAGAATCAGGTTGCAGAATGGAACCTTCGAGAAAATTTACATGGATGAATTTGTGGACAACTGTTTA
- a CDS encoding 50S ribosomal protein L2 (putative) translates to MYSPSVKRNIPEYIDFETFFPKKEIKPDVLTAFTMAKQQRLEKLLENNPLVLYKGRVMKNLSCPRIKNSGRNNVGKITTRHRGGGHVQRLRFIDFKRSRKDIYSTVLRIEYDPSRSAHIALVQYEDGVLSYILAPLLLRPGDKIIASKYANINPGNSLPLKNIPVGTIIHNLEMRPGAGGQLIRAAGTYATVLSKDSQYATIKLKSTEIRKFPLECWATIGQVSNLERHMRILGKAGVNRWLGKRPVVRGVAMNPSKHPHGGGTSKKHTKRPKCSLWGKCRDGFKTRSKKKPLGLIIRRNICGRLQKKYGVTV, encoded by the coding sequence ATGTACTCTCCAAGTGTGAAGAGAAACATACCTGAGTACATTGACtttgaaacattttttcccaaaaaggaaatcaaGCCAGATGTTCTGACCGCCTTCACGATGGCAAAGCAACAGAGGCTAGAAAAACTTCTGGAAAATAATCCGCTAGTATTGTACAAAGGGAGagtaatgaaaaatttatcatgTCCTAGGATCAAGAATTCAGGGAGAAATAATGTGGGGAAAATCACCACACGGCatagaggaggaggacatgTACAAAGGTTAAGATTTATTGACTTTAAAAGATCGAGGAAGGATATCTATAGCACTGTATTAAGAATAGAATACGACCCATCTAGAAGTGCACATATAGCGTTAGTTCAGTATGAAGATGGTGTATTGTCCTACATTTTGGCTCCCCTTTTGTTAAGACCTGGAGATAAAATCATTGCAAGTAAATATGCAAATATCAACCCTGGGAATTCTCTACCTTTGAAGAACATCCCTGTGGGAACCATTATTCACAACCTTGAAATGAGACCAGGGGCAGGTGGACAATTAATACGAGCAGCTGGTACTTATGCCACTGTACTGAGTAAGGACAGCCAATACGCAACGATAAAATTGAAGTCAACAGAAATTCGAAAATTCCCACTAGAATGTTGGGCGACTATTGGTCAGGTCTCCAACTTGGAAAGACATATGCGCATTTTAGGCAAAGCGGGAGTCAACAGATGGCTTGGCAAAAGGCCAGTTGTCAGGGGAGTTGCCATGAACCCTTCCAAACATCCGCATGGCGGAGGCACAAGTAAGAAACACACTAAAAGACCAAAGTGCTCTCTCTGGGGGAAATGCAGAGATGGGTTTAAGACACGAAGTAAGAAGAAGCCACTCGGGTTAATCATCAGGAGGAATATTTGTGGCCGCTTGCAGAAGAAGTACGGTGTTACGGTG
- a CDS encoding aquaglyceroporin putative, translated as MQVRSFNPIVREFLGEFLGTFVLMFLGEGATANYHTVENAKDWLRLCIGWSLGVFFGILTAAKLSGAHLNLAVTVGFATIKKFDYKKVPLYFVAQLLGAFSATASVYGLYYGFVKESKIPQFAWETGRNQAIGYTSAFMHELVLTGILLLVILLVVDENVCGHFNVIKLSAVVGLTILCIGLSFGGNTGFALNPSRDLGARLLSLAAYGPQAFTKDTCYFLVPLIAPIIGSIIFCQLYDKLIGPLIEGATTDKGGVEV; from the coding sequence ATGCAGGTCCGTTCGTTCAACCCCATTGTCAGGGAGTTCTTGGGAGAATTTTTGGGGACATTTGTGCTTATGTTCCTGGGGGAAGGTGCCACAGCAAATTATCACACCGTGGAAAATGCGAAAGATTGGCTTCGACTATGTATAGGATGGAGTTTGGGGGTATTTTTTGGCATTCTGACAGCGGCCAAATTAAGTGGTGCACATTTGAATTTAGCTGTGACGGTGGGTTTTGCCacgattaaaaaatttgattatAAGAAAGTACCACTATATTTTGTTGCGCAACTTTTGGGGGCATTCTCAGCAACGGCATCCGTCTATGGATTATACTACGGCTTTGTTAAAGAGAGCAAAATCCCACAGTTTGCGTGGGAAACAGGCAGAAACCAAGCTATAGGCTATACCAGTGCCTTTATGCACGAATTAGTACTAACAGGCATTTTACTGCTGGTGATATTACTAGTGGTTGACGAAAACGTATGTGGACATTTTAATGTTATAAAACTCAGTGCTGTAGTTGGATTGACCATCTTATGCATAGGTTTAAGCTTTGGTGGAAATACCGGATTTGCCCTTAACCCCTCAAGAGATTTAGGTGCCAGATTACTTTCCCTAGCAGCCTACGGACCCCAGGCATTCACAAAAGATACGTGTTACTTTTTAGTTCCACTTATAGCCCCAATTATTGgctccataattttttgccaGCTTTACGATAAGCTAATTGGTCCGCTAATTGAAGGGGCCACCACGGATAAAGGCGGCGTGGAGGT
- a CDS encoding glycine cleavage system H protein (putative) — MFGQKMLLLKRPFLPARAAPFCAQRKVGRFITYYTKSHEYIKINDEHLTELKKKNNVKCKIGISNYGTEKLGEIVYIDISHNINEYVKKGDCIATVESVKSVGDVYTPISGQIVDINDKIVDNVNLMNENSETDGWILELLTNDVNEKEIMSFPEYKKMCEEEEQREASKIQQSERDCLEEKNKNKIFDLNDIKNIEEKRKK; from the coding sequence ATGTTCGGGCAAAAAATGTTGCTGCTTAAAAGACCTTTTCTCCCTGCGCGAGctgcccccttttgcgcgCAACGGAAGGTGGGCAGGTTCATTACGTACTATACAAAGTCACACGaatatatcaaaataaatgatgaaCACTTGACTgaattgaagaagaaaaacaacgtaaaatgcaaaataggCATTAGCAATTatggaacagaaaaattggGGGAAATCGTGTATATCGATATTTCGCATAACATAAATGAGTACGTAAAGAAGGGGGACTGCATCGCAACGGTTGAGAGCGTTAAAAGCGTGGGGGATGTATACACGCCCATTAGTGGCCAAATTGTCGACATCAATGACAAAATAGTCGACAACGTAAATTTAATGAACGAAAATTCGGAAACCGATGGATGGATTTTGGAACTACTGACCAATGATgtgaatgaaaaggaaataatgaGCTTCCCCGAATATAAGAAAATGTGCGAAGAGGAAGAGCAAAGAGAAGCATCCAAAATACAGCAGAGTGAACGGGACTGTctagaggaaaaaaacaaaaataaaattttcgatTTGAACGACATTAAGAACATTGAagagaagcggaaaaaataa
- a CDS encoding hypothetical protein (putative) — MDYCILKIYHCLKYDLSLHNLIENYKDIIVAFSHPMKTELYLYISFLLLIVFCKTQGRGKANLFYRKKRNTLAEYVESNKGAHGKAYDVHIYSRILKSADLFSDILEEHKPQMGKEGSADGDGAADSDGAVDAGTISYVHFAVILLTLIIYPMEGSESKQQSQTGKGNGRPRFEKHGADALGENPAIEHLLTDINKNRVEDEKMVHKFAHLKGESLLTDKEEKIPLMGYLIELVEYIFYKYFHSVNANLPLGEEDDGGCHDICSSGTYANASRMEECIQNVERAFCVKRFEVGEVVKSNRHNLTDKQSNNRTDVQSDLGIFAKKKQLKKAVILLNIYNIFLENSKKYSQSFFYLSFKILNTLLYGIIYEGGKSIRGRGRDGERNYNDEKILTEEKDHYYKLSFETFKNVILFLKASLDKQFNVYILINHIVRPCLLFLFINFLSYIKKWGMQINFAKIVDDLGDFRVREDYLVAADTPFVKYQRKEEKYFLFLLYTYKLMGHSSAYEITPIVSHNFQHSGIQMFTPKYVNSRNPKDFLIMQSGQAKFAEMRAARKKMKQQKKLDYNELRKENNYLLALKAKEEQERVRRNQEKYKKVKLMAKKDVEEYNKMKTYTH; from the exons ATGGATTATTGTATCCTAAAAATTTACCATTGTTTGAAATATGATTTAAGCTTACACAACTTGATTGAGAATTACAAGGACATAATTGTGGCCTTTTCTCATCCCATGAAAACGGAGTTGTATCTCTACATatcttttctccttttgatCGTTTTCTGCAAAACGCAAGGAAGGGGAAAGgccaatttattttacagaaagaaaagaaacacCTTAGCGGAGTACGTAGAGTCCAATAAAGGCGCGCACGGTAAGGCCTATGATGTGCACATATACTCCAGGATTTTGAAGAGTGCCGATTTGTTCAGTGACATTTTGGAAGAGCACAAACCTCAGATGGGGAAGGAAGGCTCAGCAGATGGGGACGGCGCTGCAGATAGTGACGGCGCTGTAGATGCGGGAACCATATCGTACGTCCACTTTGCGGTTATCCTTTTGACGCTAATTATATACCCAATGGAGGGGAGCGAAAGTAAGCAGCAAAGTCAAACAGGAAAAGGGAATGGGAGGCCCCGTTTCGAGAAGCACGGAGCTGACGCTTTAGGAGAAAACCCCGCCATTGAGCACCTCCTAACAgacattaacaaaaatagggtggaggacgaaaaaatggtTCATAAGTTTGCACATTTGAAAGGGGAGAGTCTCCTGACCgacaaggaagaaaaaattcctctAATGGGTTACCTAATAGAATTGGTggagtatatattttataagtaCTTCCATTCTGTCAATGCTAATTTGCCCCTTGGTGAGGAGGATGACGGGGGTTGCCACGACATCTGTAGTAGCGGTACGTATGCCAATGCGAGTCGCATGGAGGAGTGTATACAGAATGTCGAGCGGGCATTCTGCGTTAAGCGGTTTGAAGTGGGCGAGGTGGTCAAATCGAACAGGCACAACCTGACAGACAAGCAGAGCAACAACAGAACCGATGTGCAGAGCGACCTCGGAATCTTTGCCAAAAAGAAACAACTAAAAAAAGCGGTCATCTTGTTGaacatttataatatatttctggagaatagcaaaaaatatagccaGAGTTTCTTTTACCTctccttcaaaattttaaacaccCTTTTGTACGGCATTATTTATGAGGGGGGAAAGTCAATCAGGGGAAGAGGCAGAGACGGTGAAAGGAATTACAACGATGAGAAGATCCTCACGGAGGAGAAGGATCACTATTATAAACTCTCTTTTGAAACGTTCAAAAatgttatcctttttttgaaggcCTCCCTGGACAAACAGTTTAACGTCTACATATTGATCAATCACATAGTGCGCCCGTGCCTGCTGTTCTTATTTATCAACTTTTTAagttatataaagaaatgggGCATGCAAATAAACTTTGCCAAAATTGTGGATGATTTGGGAGACTTCCGAGTGAGGGAAGATTACTTGGTTGCTGCAGACACTCCCTTCGTGAAGTATCAaagaaaggaggaaaaatacTTCCTGTTTTtgttatacacatataagtTAATGGGACATTCCAGCGCTTATGAGATTACGCCTATAGTTTCTCACAATTTTCAACACAGTGGCATTCAGATGTTTACTCCGAAATATGTCAACAGCAGAAACCCTAAGGACTTTCTCATCATGCAGAGCGGCCAGGCGAAGTTTGCGGAGATGAGGGCCGCGCGTAAGAAGATGaagcagcagaagaagcTGGACTACAACGAG ctgaggaaggaaaacaacTACCTTCTAGCCCTTAAAGCCAAGGAGGAACAGGAGAGGGTGCGCCGAAACCAGGAAAAATACAAGAAAGTAAAACTCATGGCAAAGAAGGACGTCGAGGAGTACAACAAGATGAAGACGTATACCCACTGA
- a CDS encoding hypothetical protein (putative), whose amino-acid sequence MENFFTKKVQNVFAILKRSNKEEGATSHDETKEIKSDEVGTDGQKKNASSKLPTEKDPKKEPKRILLNNDTTAGSNKKESTSTEARDNYHSVIKKRKLIKLHNKDNIYLIDNFINIKKCSEGNYTSGKDVKKNGATVPPTATSATIASRATLNTPSICNLLSTKKDENDKKAKAQEARLINSNAQSAGGLEQTPANHPPDQTETDNNPKKGKSTNLVPTTNTCTKKEEEGEGEKEDEVEKADEGEKADEGEKADEGEKADEGEKADEGEKADEGEKADEGEKADERNTTEKKKNNQKEEQNDQAFLRSMADKKSETKKQKTNHVIINTNNSNQRENSLFAKNTGGEKRVNRIDEIFKNLIEESRKKDKQLSIPDSGGSAPCQVNHINNPHEGSALDENKKGQNFEDEPESTKGVDECNPNDNAAISNAKGKIETQETLHKDGEPGEEGQKGGSPTHEAKLQRDEPLQCNGSHDSLGSAKMDSPARSRSSSVGSAAGRSPHSRSGSRSGSRSGSRSGSRSGSRSGIRSGSRSGSLSGSHPVSHGKENSKSMGESQPEEQPPLCGDDKSTSESERATPGKKLPCDTSETDEANSLRIKFPQFAIDQSKNLINETNEFFKMYDLNLKVEYLPMDISNDLKLLMERKKKFVCIINDYKNELRQRRSHSRREDKNAKGRDPHGGQLQTVVEATSVGELCSEKQENEATPGKYPPHGDDDNNNDNNSNSNNRNNSNNNGVACEEFENANQPSVCSKTEEVKLGPPTMGNKTPIKNCETVTDQHDVKFALEDRNRSSAKETANHVQDGLNEGEVKKGNNNLEGRKKRKGEEKILEKGITSYDNLNYLSDDDKEIVENEHRKFLTLLEKVNQGDCAGGGTSRPDEEQQPGDTSHLGEGTPVEAAPQMEEAQEAKVTKEEFIKNLVQDLTQDCSEEKNYEQQKQIKDEETKFEKLKETITRIKIKEKKIDVLLSSSENLFNYTNMYRRRQILHEKMLMNWSYVQNSVNKKNDVRNRNLPFQLLELDKDLTKNVPKAYDDILLDQFSGIIITLNTTSFETTVDGNAIHVKKIVCGCLIEYLGTSEMNIKCIWAHPFLNAKSTYYILRAFLPRIILEAFLNYRTPSEKEILSNELMDSSGLEEEHTVDGTPEEMTQSKKKKSFYDRLHQLGESNSNKEKTKKKKKNEKRTDSSHTNEEDAFFSNFAMQQYPATYFLNFSKDCAELLQNLDSHTVESERKNEEGSGHYSYPTWVEDPLHEEDLPCVEHRQDSEPDGKNKSGANKANKFIHIIFSDIDIFPRQCYLLLCSYKYMCLNMHYDTDFYSVHYDLNLKNIQKENIGKDTELSNVCPCTSVKNVSSDTEDSYERIIGCSELYMYYMMPKREERGQLGLLERNGWRDLIPNTFDEDIRENISNIVKTRTSISNMHDHISIQNKQNEKNYTTAYINKYEWCGLKIKDIRNMMNEDFNYESPKKK is encoded by the exons ATGGAAAACTTTTTCAcgaaaaaagtacaaaacgtgtttgcaattttgaaGAGAAGCAACAAGGAGGAGGGAGCCACCTCGCATGACGAAACGAAAGAGATTAAATCTGATGAGGTGGGAACAGATggccagaaaaaaaacgcctcTTCCAAACTGCCTACAGAAAAGGACCCGAAAAAGGAGCCAAAGAGAATACTACTCAACAATGACACAACCGCCGGTagcaacaaaaaggaaagcacaTCAACGGAAGCAAGAGATAATTACCATAgcgtaattaaaaaacggaAGTTAATAAAACTGCACAACAAGGACAATATCTACCTAATTGACAATTTTatcaatataaaaaaatgcagtgaGGGTAATTATACCAGTGGGAAGGACGTGAAAAAGAACGGAGCGACAGTTCCGCCGACGGCTACCTCTGCTACCATTGCTAGTAGGGCTACGTTGAACACCCCCAGTATTTGCAATTTACTGTCTACCAAGAAGGACGAAAATGACAAGAAAGCCAAAGCGCAGGAGGCACGGCTTATTAACAGCAATGCACAAAGTGCAGGTGGCCTCGAACAGACGCCAGCCAACCACCCCCCAGACCAAACCGAAACGGATAATaacccaaaaaagggaaagagtACCAATTTAGTACCCACGACAAACACGTGCacaaagaaggaggaagaaggagaaggagaaaaagaagacgaAGTAGAAAAAGCagacgaaggagaaaaagcagacgaaggagaaaaagcagacgaaggagaaaaagcagacgaaggagaaaaagcagacgaaggagaaaaagcagacgaaggagaaaaagcagacgaaggagaaaaagcagACGAAAGGAACACAAccgagaagaaaaagaataaccaGAAGGAAGAGCAAAACGATCAAGCCTTTTTAAGAAGCATGGccgataaaaaaagtgaaacgaaaaaacaaaaaaccaATCATGTCATAATTAACACAAATAATTCTAACCAAAGGGAGAATTCACTTTTTGCTAAAAATACCGGAGGGGAGAAGAGAGTTAACAGaattgatgaaatttttaaaaacctCATAGAGGAAAGTAGGAAGAAAGACAAACAGTTAAGCATTCCAGACAGTGGTGGCAGTGCACCTTGTCAGGTAAACCATATTAACAACCCCCATGAGGGAAGTGCCCTAGATGAgaataaaaagggacaaaattTCGAAGATGAGCCTGAGTCTACGAAAGGGGTAGATGAATGTAACCCTAATGATAACGCCGCTATAAGTAATGCCAAAGGTAAAATTGAGACTCAGGAAACGTTACATAAAGATGGAGAACCAGGTGAGGAAGGGCAGAAGGGAGGTTCCCCCACCCATGAGGCGAAACTCCAAAGGGATGAGCCTCTCCAGTGCAACGGCAGTCATGATAGTTTGGGGTCGGCCAAAATGGACAGTCCCGCCCGCAGCCGAAGTAGCAGCGTGGGAAGCGCCGCTGGAAGAAGCCCTCACAGCCGCTCTGGTAGCCGCTCTGGTAGCCGCTCTGGAAGCCGCTCTGGAAGCCGCTCTGGTAGCCGCTCTGGAATCCGCTCTGGAAGCCGCTCTGGTAGCCTCTCTGGTAGTCACCCTGTCAGCCACGGTAAGGAGAACTCCAAGTCAATGGGGGAGAGCCAACCCGAGGAACAGCCCCCCCTCTGTGGGGATGACAAGAGCACCTCCGAGTCTGAGAGAGCAACTCCAGGGAAGAAACTCCCCTGCGACACAAGCGAAACGGATGAGGCAAACAGTTTGAGGATAAAGTTCCCCCAGTTTGCAATAGACCAAAGCAAAAATCTAATAAACGAAACAAatgaatttttcaaaatgtacgATTTGAATCTTAAAGTGGAATACCTACCGATGGATATCTCAaatgatttaaaattattgatggaaagaaaaaaaaaatttgtttgcatAATTaatgattataaaaatgagttaaGACAGAGGAGGAGTCATTCCAGGAGGGAAGACAAAAACGCAAAGGGGAGGGACCCACACGGAGGTCAACTGCAAACGGTGGTGGAAGCAACATCGGTGGGTGAACTATGTTCagaaaaacaggaaaatgAGGCTACCCCAGGGAAGTACCCACCACACGGCGatgatgataataataacgataataatagtaatagtaataatagaaataatagtaataataatggTGTCGCGTGTGAGGAGTTTGAAAATGCGAATCAACCCTCTGTGTGTTCCAAGACGGAGGAAGTAAAGCTCGGACCGCCAACCATGGGAAATAAAACTCCCATTAAAAACTGCGAAACGGTGACTGATCAACACGATGTAAAGTTTGCGCTAGAAGATAGGAACCGTTCTTCCGCCAAAGAAACGGCAAATCATGTGCAGGACGGACTTAATGAGggggaagtgaaaaaaggtAACAACAATCTggagggaaggaaaaaaagaaagggagaGGAGAAGATACTCGAAAAGGGGATCACCTCGTACGACAACTTGAACTACCTGAGTGATGACGATAAGGAGATCGTAGAGAACGAGCACAGAAAATTTTTGACCCTTTTGGAGAAGGTGAATCAGGGGGACTGCGCTGGAGGGGGGACCAGCCGTCCAGATGAAGAGCAGCAGCCGGGAGATACAAGCCACTTGGGTGAAGGAACCCCCGTGGAGGCCGCGCCacaaatggaggaagcaCAAGAAGCAAAAGTAACCAAGGAagaattcataaaaaatctCGTGCAAGACCTAACCCAGGATTGCAGCGAAGAAAAGAACTACGAGCAACAGAAGCAAATAAAAGACGAAGAAACGAAATTTGAAAAACTGAAAGAAACAATAACacgaataaaaataaaagaaaaaaaaatcgatgtACTTCTTAGCAGTAGTGAAAACCTCTTTAACTACACCAACATGTACAGACGTCGACAAATtttacatgaaaaaatgttaatgaATTGGAGTTATGTGCAAAATTcagtgaataaaaaaaacgacgtaAGAAATAGGAATCTGCCATTTCAACTACTAGAACTGGATAAAGATTTAACGAAAAATGTACCGAAAGCTTATGACGATATTTTACTGGACCAGTTTTCAGGCATCATAATTACGTTAAATACGACCTCGTTCGAAACAACTGTGGATGGGAATGCAATTCATGTTAAGAAAATCGTTTGTGGTTGTCTAATCGAGTACTTAGGTACCTCCGAGATGAacataaaatgtatatgGGCTCATCCATTTTTGAATGCAAAATCGACCTATTACATTTTAAGAGCATTTTTGCCCAGAATCATTTTAGAGGCATTCCTAAATTATAGGACACCCTCAGAGAAGGAAATTCTTTCCAACGAGTTAATGGATTCTTCCGGTCTTGAGGAAGAGCACACGGTGGATGGGACCCCCGAGGAGATGACCCaatcgaaaaagaaaaaaagtttttacgATAGGCTACACCAACTTGGGGAAAGCAACTCAAATAAagagaaaacgaagaagaagaaaaaaaatgaaaaaaggacgGATAGTAGCCACACAAACGAGGAAGATGCTTTTTTTAGTAATTTCGCCATGCAACAGTACCCCGCAACGTACTTCCTAAATTTTAGTAAAGACTGTGCTGAGCTTCTTCAAAACTTGGATAGCCACACTGTTGAATCTGAGAGGAAGAATGAAGAAGGGAGCGGACACTACAGTTACCCGACCTGGGTAGAGGACCCCCTACATGAGGAAGATCTCCCTTGTGTAGAACACAGACAAGATAGCGAACCAGacggaaaaaacaaatcggGAGCAAACAAGGCAAATAAGTTTATACACATCATTTTTAGCGACATTGATATTTTCCCTAGGCAGTGCTACCTTCTACTGTGCTCCTACAAGTACATGTGCTTAAATATGCACTACGACACGGACTTCTATTCTGTGCACTACGAtctgaatttaaaaaatattcaaaaggaaaacatcGGGAAGGATACCGAGTTGTCCAACGTGTGCCCCTGCACGTCTGTGAAAAATGTCTCCTCAGATACGGAGGACTCTTACGAGCGGATTATcg GATGTAGCGAGCTGTACATGTACTACATGATGCCGAAACGGGAGGAACGCGGACAACTAGGGTTACTGGAAAGGAACGGGTGGAGAGACTTAATCCCAAATACCTTTGATGAAGACAtaagggaaaatatttccaacATTGTGAAAACAAGAACCAGCATAAGTAACATGCATGACCACATATccatacaaaataaacagaatGAGAAGAATTACACCAcggcatatataaataaatacgaGTGGTGTGGACTGAAAATAAAGGACATTCGGAACATGATGAACGAGGACTTTAATTATGAGTCGCCGAAGAAGAAGTGA
- a CDS encoding hypothetical protein (putative), translating to ILIISSNYIECRIPYEYKSQAYTKYSIVKVTPEHCKGKENLKQLKGPINIHYEISGVEQNHYRFLTSFKKKQLHGDIFLQEKELSECFPLITHEHNGIRKILHPCGILQWNVFTDSYIFYDKEPDEAPFPTPLPLKQKPEDITIKYYRKFFKNPTRDIINLHKKQIYFWMDEEVQLQILQEHAETNDKLVVLPQTLKYKKAGKAVENSHFMNWLIPSAFNYIKRLYAKLDGPLVFPFYIYIENNFKITETKIIVISNADFYLNTNLIGIFFIITAVFALLLSLLYFIRMKKHQFK from the coding sequence ATTCTCATAATCAGCTCAAACTACATCGAATGCAGAATCCCGTATGAGTACAAAAGTCAAGCctatacaaaatattcaaTCGTTAAAGTAACACCTGAACACTgcaagggaaaagaaaatttaaaacaacTGAAGGGACCAATAAACATCCATTATGAGATTTCTGGAGTGGAACAAAATCACTATCGTTTTTTGacaagttttaaaaaaaaacagttacatggagatatatttttacaagaaaaagaactcAGTGAATGTTTCCCTTTAATTACACATGAGCATAATGGGATAAGAAAAATACTACACCCCTGTGGCATACTACAGTGGAATGTATTTACAGAtagctatattttttatgataaggAACCGGATGAAGCTCCATTCCCAACCCCTTTGCCTTTGAAACAAAAGCCTGAAGATATCACCATCAAATATTATCgcaagttttttaaaaaccccACTCGTGACATTAtcaatttgcacaaaaaacaaatttactTTTGGATGGATGAAGAAGTTCAATTACAGATATTGCAGGAACATGCCGAAACGAATGACAAGCTGGTTGTCTTGCCGCAaactttaaaatataaaaaagctgGAAAGGCAGTTGAAAATAGCCACTTTATGAACTGGCTTATTCCTTCTgcttttaattatattaaacgATTGTATGCCAAACTGGATGGCCCCTtagtttttcccttttacatttatatcgaaaataattttaaaatcacCGAGACGAAAATTATCGTCATTTCGAATGCCGATTTTTACCTCAACACGAATTTGattggaatattttttatcatcaccGCCGTTTTCGCACTCCTCCTGTCTTTGCTGTACTTTATCCGGATGAAGAAGCACCAGTTTAAGTAG